In Physeter macrocephalus isolate SW-GA chromosome 2, ASM283717v5, whole genome shotgun sequence, a single window of DNA contains:
- the ONECUT3 gene encoding one cut domain family member 3, whose translation MELSLESLGGLHGVAHAQAGELLSPSHARSAAAPHRGLVAPGRPGLVAGMASLLDGGGGGGAGGAGGSSGAGGGADFRGELAGPLHPAMGMACEAPGLGGTYTTLTPLQHLPPLAAVADKFHQHAAAAAVAGAHGGHPHSHPHPAAAPPPPPPPQRLAASVSGSFTLMRDERAALASVGHLYGPYGKELPAMGSPLSPLPNALPPALHGAPQPPPPPPPPPLAAYGAPGHLAGDKLLPPAAFEPHAALLGRAEDALARGLPGGGGGSSSGAGSTGGLLAPLGGLAAAGAHGPHSGGGGPAAGGGGPGAGAAAEEINTKEVAQRITAELKRYSIPQAIFAQRILCRSQGTLSDLLRNPKPWSKLKSGRETFRRMWKWLQEPEFQRMSALRLAACKRKEQEQQKERALQPKKQRLVFTDLQRRTLIAIFKENKRPSKEMQVTISQQLGLELNTVSNFFMNARRRCMNRWAEEPGAGPGGPAGAAATFSKA comes from the exons ATGGAGCTGAGCCTGGAGAGCCTGGGGGGCCTGCACGGCGTGGCCCATGCGCAGGCGGGAGAGCTGCTGAGCCCGAGCCACGCGCGCTCGGCGGCGGCGCCGCACCGCGGCCTGGTGGCGCCCGGGCGCCCCGGCCTGGTGGCCGGCATGGCGAGCCTGCtggacggcggcggcggcggcggcgccgggggcgcgggcggctcgagcggcgcgggcggcggcgccgACTTCCGCGGGGAGCTGGCGGGCCCGCTGCACCCGGCCATGGGCATGGCCTGCGAGGCCCCCGGCCTGGGCGGCACCTACACGACGCTCACGCCCCTGCAGCACCTGCCCCCGCTCGCGGCCGTGGCTGACAAGTTCCACCAGCACGCGGCGGCCGCGGCCGTAGCCGGGGCGCACGGCGGCCACCCCCACTCGCACCCGCACCCGGCGGccgcgccgcccccgccgcccccgccgcagCGCCTGGCGGCCAGCGTGAGCGGCAGCTTCACCCTCATGCGCGACGAGCGCGCGGCGCTCGCCTCCGTGGGCCACCTCTACGGGCCCTACGGCAAGGAGCTGCCCGCCATGGGGTCGCCGCTGTCGCCGCTGCCCAACGCACTGCCGCCCGCGCTGCACGGCGCCCCTcagcccccgccgccgccgccgccgccgccgctggcCGCCTATGGCGCGCCGGGCCACCTGGCGGGGGACAAGCTGCTGCCGCCCGCCGCCTTCGAGCCTCACGCCGCGCTGCTGGGTCGCGCGGAGGACGCGCTGGCCCGCGGGCTGcccggaggcggcggcggcagcagctcGGGCGCCGGGAGCACCGGGGGGCTGCTGGCGCCGCTGGGCGGGCTGGCGGCGGCCGGAGCGCACGGGCCTCActccggcggcggcggcccggccGCGGGAGGCGGCGGCCCCGGGGCGGGCGCGGCGGCCGAGGAGATCAACACCAAGGAGGTGGCGCAGCGCATCACGGCGGAGCTGAAGCGCTACAGCATCCCGCAGGCCATCTTCGCGCAGCGCATCCTGTGCCGCTCGCAGGGCACGCTCTCCGACCTGCTGCGCAACCCCAAGCCCTGGAGCAAGCTCAAGTCGGGCCGCGAGACCTTCCGCAGGATGTGGAAGTGGCTGCAGGAGCCCGAGTTCCAGCGCATGTCGGCGCTGCGCCTCGCAG CCTGCAAGCGGAAGGAGCAGGAGCAGCAGAAGGAGCGCGCGCTGCAGCCCAAGAAGCAGCGCCTGGTGTTCACCGACCTGCAGCGGCGCACGCTGATCGCCATCTTTAAGGAGAACAAGCGGCCGTCGAAGGAGATGCAGGTCACCATCTCTCAGCAGCTCGGCCTGGAGCTCAACACCGTCAGCAATTTCTTCATGAACGCGCGGCGCCGCTGCATGAACCGCTGGGCCGAGGAGCCAGGCGCCGGCCCCGGGGGCCCCGCCGGCGCCGCGGCCACCTTCTCCAAGGCCTGA